From Pelmatolapia mariae isolate MD_Pm_ZW linkage group LG22, Pm_UMD_F_2, whole genome shotgun sequence, a single genomic window includes:
- the slc52a3-2a gene encoding riboflavin transporter 2, which translates to MSLLTHLLACLFGMGSWVSINGLWVELPLIVPQIPEAWYLPSYLSVIIQMANIGPLFVTLMHRFRPGALNETAVIYVIIGLGTVATFLLGFFWKETVVVAGVARSVPLLVLTFFLAAVDCTSSVTFLPFMMRLKSQYLTTYYIGEGVSGLLPSLVALIQGVGVVHCINSTQSVNYTLNISNGSVTSDLQAQYQSANFSTEVFFFFLSAMMLVCLGAFLLLNYHPSVAREQPNSRYTNGVKQKTKNRELVEQKPMMDPYRPENQKPRSSFGTGSYSWMEVFYIFGILAWVNALSNTVLPSVQSYSCMPYGNNAYHLSASLAALSNPLACFIAMFLPIRSLLFMGALTVIGTGVGVYIMIMAVLSPCPLLVNDTSGGVIIVLAWVLFILSLSYVKVIIGVILRDEGHSALVWCGAVVQLGSLLGAVTMFPLVSVYDYFSSGDPCNTKCS; encoded by the exons TCATCATCCAGATGGCCAACATCGGGCCTCTCTTCGTCACTCTGATGCATCGTTTCCGACCAGGTGCTCTGAACGAGACAGCTGTCATATATGTGATCATCGGCCTGGGCACTGTAGCAACTTTCCTGCTGGGATTCTTCTGGAAGGAGACTGTGGTTGTAGCAGGTGTGGCTCGCAGCGTGCCTCTGCTTGTTTTAACTTTCTTCCTCGCTGCTGTTGACTGCACTTCCTCCGTCACCTTCCTGCCCTTCATGATGCGTCTCAAATCTCAGTATCTGACCACCTACTACATCGGGGAGGGTGTGAGTGGCCTGCTGCCGTCTCTTGTGGCTTTGATCCAAGGTGTAGGGGTTGTCCACTgcataaacagcacacagtctgTGAACTACACCCTCAACATTTCCAACGGttctgtgacctctgacctccaggCCCAGTATCAGTCTGCAAACTTCTCGACTgaggtgtttttcttcttcctcagcGCAATGATGCTAGTGTGCCTGGGGGCTTTCCTGCTCCTGAACTACCATCCATCTGTGGCCAGGGAGCAGCCAAACAGCAGATACACCAACGgagtgaaacaaaaaacaaaaaacagggagTTGGTCGAGCAGAAGCCAATGATGGATCCTTACAGACCAGAAAACCAGAAGCCCAGAAGCAGCTTTGGCACCGGCTCTTACAGCTGGATGGAGGTATTTTATATCTTTGGGATTCTGGCCTGGGTGAACGCTCTGAGCAACACGGTTCTTCCCTCGGTGCAGTCCTACTCGTGCATGCCATACGGGAACAACGCCTACCACCTGTCGGCCAGTTTAGCTGCGTTGTCCAACCCTCTGGCATGCTTCATCGCCATGTTCTTACCAATCAG ATCCCTGCTGTTCATGGGAGCCCTCACAGTGATTGGCACTGGAGTTGGAGTTTATATAATGATCATGGCAGTGCTGAGTCCATGCCCACTGCTGGTTAATGATACCTCAGGCGGTGTTATCATT GTGTTGGCCTGGGTCCTCTTTATTCTCTCTCTGTCCTATGTGAAGGTGATCATTGGGGTGATCCTCCGTGATGAAGGCCACAGCGCCCTCGTGTGGTGTGGAGCTGTAGTGCAGCTGGGCTCTCTGCTGGGAGCTGTGACCATGTTTCCTCTGGTCAGTGTGTACGACTACTTTTCATCCGGAGACCCATGCAACACAAAATGCTCCTGA